From a region of the Brevibacterium siliguriense genome:
- a CDS encoding amidohydrolase: MRIDAIFTDLDAYTLDPTRPRAQKIGVWGNRIIGFDDELDGIDADRVESLGGATVLPGFNDVHCHTTWFGLTLASVDVTALPGGLPDVYAALEKAAATTPSGEWIEATGYAHRDYDGQYPDLARLDEITGDRPLFMRQTSGHAAIANTEAMRRAGILEPDFEEPVGGKVVRDAAGHPTGLIEETAQTLVQDLIRPYSLDTVVDALDLATAYYAKEGITSFGECGIAYGWIGHSPIEISGYLRAREEGKLRARAQLMPQADGLHPIAANSADGFGIGLDAGLRTGLGDDLISIGPVKFFMDGALSGETAALRENYAGKDHPGYLQDDAEVLRQQILDTYASGWSLAVHAIGDAAVDAAIANIVEAQKRYGRRAVPNRIEHAALVHDEHLATLAEHGIVVTPQAAFADGIGDGMNASLGPARRHLIYRAKSFVDAGVPMAGSSDRPCADGNVLRGIEAFVTRRTRGGDVMGSAAESLSVDEAIAAYTIEAAKASGQGADKGTLSRGKLADFVALETHPRNVDASKIAQIPVKATVLGGNYTHQTP; this comes from the coding sequence ATGAGAATCGACGCGATCTTCACCGACCTCGACGCATATACGCTTGATCCGACGCGACCGCGAGCGCAGAAGATCGGGGTGTGGGGCAACCGGATCATCGGCTTCGACGATGAACTCGACGGCATCGACGCCGACCGGGTCGAGTCTTTGGGCGGGGCGACGGTGCTGCCGGGCTTCAACGACGTCCACTGCCACACGACGTGGTTCGGTCTCACCCTGGCCTCGGTCGATGTCACGGCGCTGCCCGGCGGTCTGCCCGATGTGTATGCGGCGCTCGAGAAGGCCGCGGCGACGACTCCGTCCGGGGAATGGATCGAAGCCACGGGGTACGCCCACCGTGACTATGACGGTCAGTATCCCGACCTGGCCCGTCTCGACGAGATCACCGGGGACCGGCCCCTGTTCATGCGGCAGACGTCCGGTCACGCCGCGATCGCCAACACCGAGGCGATGCGCCGGGCCGGGATCCTGGAGCCCGATTTCGAAGAACCCGTCGGCGGCAAGGTCGTGCGTGATGCGGCCGGGCACCCGACGGGTCTGATCGAAGAGACCGCGCAGACGCTGGTCCAGGACCTCATCCGTCCGTATTCGCTCGACACCGTCGTCGACGCCCTCGATCTGGCGACAGCCTATTATGCGAAGGAGGGCATCACGTCCTTCGGAGAATGCGGAATCGCCTACGGCTGGATCGGGCACTCCCCCATCGAGATCAGCGGCTATCTGCGGGCCCGGGAGGAAGGCAAGCTGCGGGCGCGGGCTCAGCTCATGCCGCAGGCCGACGGTCTGCATCCGATCGCGGCGAACTCCGCCGACGGTTTCGGCATCGGTTTGGATGCGGGACTGCGCACCGGTCTCGGAGATGACCTCATCTCGATCGGACCCGTGAAGTTCTTCATGGACGGGGCGCTGTCCGGTGAGACGGCAGCGCTGCGGGAGAACTATGCGGGCAAGGACCATCCCGGCTATCTGCAGGATGACGCCGAGGTGCTGCGTCAGCAGATCCTCGACACCTATGCCTCCGGCTGGTCGTTGGCCGTGCATGCCATCGGTGATGCCGCCGTGGATGCTGCGATCGCCAACATCGTCGAGGCGCAGAAGCGCTATGGCCGCCGGGCAGTGCCGAACCGGATCGAGCATGCCGCGTTGGTCCATGATGAGCATCTGGCGACGCTGGCCGAACACGGAATCGTCGTCACCCCGCAGGCGGCGTTCGCCGACGGCATAGGCGACGGGATGAACGCTTCGCTCGGCCCGGCCCGCCGGCACCTCATCTACAGGGCGAAGTCGTTCGTCGATGCAGGTGTGCCGATGGCCGGCAGCTCGGACCGTCCGTGCGCCGACGGCAATGTGCTGCGCGGAATCGAAGCCTTCGTCACCCGCAGGACCCGGGGCGGGGATGTCATGGGTTCGGCCGCCGAATCCTTGAGCGTCGATGAGGCGATCGCCGCCTATACGATCGAGGCGGCGAAGGCTTCGGGCCAGGGCGCGGACAAGGGGACGCTGAGCCGAGGCAAGCTCGCCGACTTCGTCGCCTTGGAGACCCACCCGCGGAACGTGGACGCGTCGAAGATCGCGCAGATCCCGGTCAAGGCCACGGTCTTGGGCGGTAACTACACCCACCAGACGCCCTAA